CCAGGGAGCCTGCCTGCCCCGTTTGCACTGAGATGCAGGGCTCCGGCCCTGGAATAAAGATGGGGAGAGTTGACTGGTGGGCGGAGCGGCCTCTGTCATATGGGCACGGAGCCTCTCAAGGAGAGTGATGTCCATGCCCACAGGGGTGGGCAGGCTGCAAAGCACAACCCTACCCCCACAAGCAGacaggcccccaccccacccctttccatctgtgctcagggcctcctgggggaaggggcaggggagcTGGGGTGGGTGGGTCTTGTCTTAGcggatccccacccccactccccagccctgcACTGTCACTGTATCTGGGAACACAAGGTCCCTGCTGGAGACAGGACTACGGTCTCATCCCCGGGATGCTGGATCTCAGCCCCTTCCCCCCACAATGATGCCCTGCTCTCGGTTGAGGGGTctggctgcctccctgagtgTTGGGCTCCAGCCCCAGCTGCCAAGTGACCTTGTCCCTGCACCCCGTTCCCTAGAGAGCTGCGTGCGTGCTGCATGTCTGTGGCGCTGTCACACAGCGAGTACAATAAAGGCAACGTTGACCACCGCTGGTGCTGCGGCTGCGTGCGGTGCGCCAGGGCCAACGCCGCCTTCCCTGCCAGGGcgtctgctgggggtgggggcggcttCCACCCTGTTTGCTGTGCAGAAATGGCAGCCTCTGCCTCTTCCATGCCCTGGAGGCCCTGAGGCGGGGGGCTGGGAggacagccccagccccaagGTGACAGCCAGACTGTGCCACCCTCTGGGGTACACCTGCCGGCCTCAAGGCCCAATGACTGGGTGAGCATGTGGTCTGCTCCCTGCCCCCGCAGGTGCATGTAGCCCAAGGCAACAGCAGATAAGCCCCATTCCCCAGGCTGGGTGAGGGAGGCTTTGTCTTCAGGAGCCGCCCCGTACCCCCACCCTGCAAGGCTGCCATGCTCATGAGAATGGCTTCAGTGGGCTGACCAGTGCCTGCCTCTCATCCATTAGTGGGGCCTTGAGGCTGCGAGCAAGTAGAGACAGGTGTTTCAGGACAGCGAGGGGGTGTTCCTTTCTGCTCAGTAGCACCCCACCCTCTTCATCCTCTAGGTTGGGAATTGGAAAATGCGGTTTCAACCTGCAGGCCCACAGTGGAAGGAAGCCGGTCAGGGTGTGGGTGGAGGACAGACCCCAGGTCTCAGTACACATCTTATCAGCCAGTAGCAGGTGGGGCTATCCCTGGGCGGGGATGACATCCCCCAGGGCCCTGTTATCAGCCCAGAGTCCACAGGACAATCCCAAGTTAAAATATAACCAGATAGTCTCCCCTTCACCACTACTGTCCCCAAAGTCACCAGTGCCCAGGCAGAGGGACTTGGTGACGTGCCACCATGGACACCCAGGGAAAGAGAGCTGGCCATGTGAgaccccagggtggggtggggggtgagcagGGGCTGCAGGAGGGCCCATGATTAGCGGGCTAGTTGGCCAAGATCTATCTGGCTTCCCCAGGGACAATGGGGGAGGACAGGGGGGCCCCATACCTGGATCCAAGTGGCAAGTCCAGTGGGTGGAGACCCCTGGGTGGTTGGAGTGGGCAGGAGCCTGccgctggaggtcagcagtgcccTGTGTTGGTCTCACCCTACCCCTGAAGACAGCCAGCCTGGTCAAGTGCCTCACCCCCTTCTTCCTCACCTGTCcggcctacttcctcttctggatcccTGAGGACCCGCCGTCCCTGCTGGGGGCCGTGGTTAAATGCCTGCCGGTGCTGAGCCTGGCTGCTGGCCTGCAGGCCCTGGCACCGTCCGGGAGCACAGCCACCCTCCTGAAGTGGGGCCTGCTGTGCTCAGCCGTGGGCGACGCCTGCCTCATCTGGCCTGATGCCTTCCTGCATGGTGAGCAACATATCCGGAAAACTGGGTGCCCAGGTAGCTGCTACCCAGAGGGTCAGCGCTCTGTGTCTGGCCCAGAGAAGCCGAGCATCCAGAAAGTCCCtggacaccccccctcccccctcgggTTTTGGCAGTTTCTGCTTTGTTTCTCCTGGAAGAGACCTTGCCACACAGTTAAAGCTAGCCCCAAAGATCATCAGTGAGGACGCAGGGAAAGACAGGCCCTCCGGTCAGCTGTCCCCTTGCTGTGTGAGTGGGAACCAGCTGGCTGGCAGTGGGCTGCAGAGGAGTGTAGCTCTGCGGTTACAGATAGTCCTCCCGGGGCACTTGGGCAGAGCACACTCGGGAAGGGTACAGCAGCACCTTGGTGTCGCTGGAGTTGAGCACTGGGCcagccctggtggggtggggggatgctccACCTCTGTGTCTGGAGCAGCAGAGGGTGGGGAGGCCTCATTCACGGCCTGCCTGTTTGGCTGCAGCTCACATCAACCCTCACGTAGTACAGCTGGAGGTAACTCCGTGTGCCTGGGGTGGAGTCCTGGCCCACGCACCCCTCTGGACGCTTAATGAGGttatttcaaaaacaagcaacaaaaccaaacctgGTGCCCTGGAGCCTAGCCTGTTCAGGCCCGGCGTGCCCTTCGATGGGGCTCCTGAGGCTttcggagtcctggtggcatgccGGGTTACACTTGTGCATCTGGCTGCAaggccagccgctccgagggcagaggatgaggctttctacgctcaGAGGtacagttggaaacacagggcccCGCTGCCCTGTGCTGGGGGCACTATGAGTCGATATGGACTTggaggcagtgagttgggtgtttggTGGGAGGTGGTGGGTCTCTGGGAGCAAACTGCCTGTGCTTTCTCCTAAAGAggtgggtgggtgtgaactgccgaCCTCGAGGTTAAGCCACAGCCCTATCAGGGTTTCTTTGATGACATCGTAGCCATGAAAAACCCGGCCTCTGTGTGCATACATTGTGCACACGGCCGTGCTGGGGTCATGTCATCTGTCACCTGGGGCTTACAAGTCAGAAGCAGCTCCACAGtgcaaaccaccaccacccagcaaCCTGGAGAGGGGTGGCTGTGCAGGGTTAGGCATGGCcatcaggtcagagggcaccatCCGAAGGGGTAGAGAGGGGACCAACTCGGGGTGGGTCTTCCAGGTGGAGCTTACAAcaggtgcaaaggccctgaggtgaGTGCAGGTCTGGGTAGGGCACCTATCCAAGAAGGAGACAGGAGATAAAAGACAGGTGGGTGCCATGTTGGGTCCAAGGGGCAGCAGGGGGCGGGTTCCAGCAGGGTAGTACTTGGTGTGAAATTTAAAACACAAGCTCCCTGCCCCACTTCAAGCGGTCAGCTTCGTCAAGAAGGGCGAGGTGGGGAGAcggcacagagcagttctactcggacGGACGTGAAGACCAGATgggggtggtggcggtggagACAGCACCCCCTCCCTGGGCAGAGTCCCTGTCCTGGGTCCGTGATGGGTAGGGGAAATTGGCAGGGcgggctccccctcccctcacAGGTGCCCATCCCCTCACTCACAGGAATGGTCGCTTTTGCTGCTGCCCACCTGTTCTACCTGGTGGCCTTCGGCTTCTCCCCACTACGGCCCACCCTGCTGCTGCCCATCGCCCTGGTCAGCGGCCTGTACCTCTGTTTCTTGCTGCTGCACTTGCCCCCGGACATGACCTTCCCGGTGGCCGCCTACAGCCTCATGTTGGCTGCGGTGCTTTGGCGTGGTCTGGCCCGGGGAGGCAGCGCCGGCCCAGGGGCCCTGCTCTTCACCTTCTCAGACTCCGtgctggcctggggcacctttgTCTGGCCGCTGCCTCACGCCCGCCTCGTGGTCATGACCACCTACTACGCCGCCCAGATCCTCATCTCCCTGTCCGTCCGAGATGGCCCCAAGCACAAAGCCAGCTGAGCGGGGCCAGTGCCCATGGTGCTACGACCCCTCTCCCcgacccctccccttcccttctacCAGGAGGTCGACCCCTGCTGTGGGGGCACAGGCTCAGAACATCACACAGCACTGTAGAGGGCCTCCTGCTACACCAGGTCCCAGCTATCAgcgcccccttccttccctcagtAAAGTGGACTGAGAAATGGTGGCGTCTCGGTGGTTTTGGGAGGGATGTGTGTGGGAAAGAACCTAACCAAAGCAAACTCCCAAGGTGGAtccgccccggtgggtttcccagacggtgCCCACAGGAGTagccagtctcatcttcctcctgtggggtggctggtggattcgaatgaCTGACCTTAGTGGCCCTCTCTGCCACCCAGGCCCCTTATGGGAGAGGACAGCCACAGGGAGCGGGTGCCAAGGTTCAGACCGACGGTGACCTAGACCAATGGAGGCCCCGTGGGGTGACACAGCACTGCTCGTCCGGTCCCCGAGGCTGTGTCGCTGTATGGAAGCTGACCCCTTTCTCAGCGGCTGCTGGCCCAGCACTTCACCCACCTTGCCACCACAAGGCAGCTGTTAGTCTCAGCTCAACGTCAGGGGGAGTTTGTGTGTCCTCGAGTCGGTGCCTGCGTCCTATGGAAAATTATTAGGGGATTTTCAGAAGTTCAGAATCCGTGGGGGTGTGGGCGGGCGAGTTCAGAGCTGAGGACCTACAAGAAACCCATTCATTGGGGTGCATTAGGGGAGGAAGTTGAAGGGGCCTTGGAGGATGGGCACACTGCACCCCTCTCTGGGGCTCAGGTCTGCAGCCAAAGAGGGGTCAGCATTGCACCCACCCACTCGGCCTCTACAGCCCCCGTTGTGTCTTAGGGACTTGGTTGAGTATGCCCCTGTGAGAATCAACTCTGTAGCCGTGGACTATGTTGGGTCATGCctgtgatgagggaaatgaattgcCCATTAGGTTAGTGAGGAAGCACAAGAGTGGCATAACCCCGCTGCTATCCAGTCAAGTCCGAATCAGAAGACCCTGcgaggcagagtagagctgcccacaCTACTGAATAGGAGTGGTGTAGCGAGttcccaaggttagcagttcgatagCACCATccactccaatggagaaagaagaggcgttCTAGTTCTGTGAAGAGCTGGAACCCcctcaggcagttctaccctgtcctgggggggggggtcactgtgagtcggagtagactcgatggcagggagttttgagagtttattgggtttctgagatagttAATCTGTAcggagcagaaggcctcatctttcttcctcaggatgtctgggggattcaaactgctgaccttatgggtaGCAGCCCAGCGCATGACCCGCTACAACCCAGGGCTCCCAGACCTGGATTGGAACCACAGTGAGCATATCCCTGGCCTTGGCTCTTACCCAGTCACTGAACCCTGACCTCATGTAGCGCTCTGGAACTTTGAAGTCTGGTTTGAAGATCTCATGCCAGCTGCACCAAGAACTCCCATCTCCACTTCATCCCAGGCCCTGATCCAGACTCTGACCCAAACTGCAATTGCAGCACTGATTTTGTGTTTGAGCCCCATGGGAAACAGATAACTGACCCACCCTCAGGCACTCCTCTCGGACTTTGAGCCATTAAGAACTGCATCATCTCCTAAGTGTAGTTGGAACATCGGTGGCAGGACCTGCCCAAGCCCGGTTTCCACGGTCTCCTGGTTTCTGCTGACAaaactggccctgcaccatcttcacaattgtttacCTTTGAGCCCACTCTCATAGCCATTGTCTCAGTCAGTCTCATTGAAGGTCACTGTGTCAGGCCAGGTTGGCTAGAGGAACAAACCCAGTGACGTGTAAGAAGAAAGATGCTTATATCCAGAAGTAATCCTGtatctagaaaacatcccagctcagcccaactcaagtccatgagttcgatagtagtccacaagtccctcttcagactcacgaagccacatgcaatggtgcagaatgcaggatgatcacaggccctgTGGATCCCAGGTCGGTGGAAAATACGGCAGGGCTCCCAatagctctcagggtggccagcaagtaGGAAGGTCAAGGCATGTTCCCTGAGCCCTCCTtaagggaaggccatgcccacaaggaagcttcatcaggctgtgtgacctgactgacaggttgaattccacccctacactctgattAACCTTCAAGTTGACCTGAAGTTATGTACTTACGACAGTCCTCTGTTTTGCTTGCTGTCCActtcaccgagcatgatgtccttctctagggactggtccaaTTGAGTAACACTTAGAGTAAGCGAGaccatctcaccatccttgcttctgaagagCATTCCGAGACAGATTGGGgtgttctggcagtctgtggtactttcgatGTTCACCAACATCACCTTTCAAATGACTCCGTTCTGCTTGCGTCTTCCGTACTCATGGTCCAGTTTCCACCTGCACACGAGGggattgacaataccatggcttgggtcaggcccaccgttGTCCTCAAAAGGGCATCTTTGCCTCTTTAacgctttctctttttttaaaagccattttattgggggctcgtacaactcatcacaatacgtACATccgtccactgtgtcaagcacatttgtacatttgttaccttcatcattctcaaaacatttgcttgttacttgagcctttggtatcagcttctcattttcccttccct
The sequence above is drawn from the Tenrec ecaudatus isolate mTenEca1 chromosome 18, mTenEca1.hap1, whole genome shotgun sequence genome and encodes:
- the TMEM86B gene encoding lysoplasmalogenase TMEM86B, whose amino-acid sequence is MISGLVGQDLSGFPRDNGGGQGGPIPGSKWQVQWVETPGWLEWAGACRWRSAVPCVGLTLPLKTASLVKCLTPFFLTCPAYFLFWIPEDPPSLLGAVVKCLPVLSLAAGLQALAPSGSTATLLKWGLLCSAVGDACLIWPDAFLHGMVAFAAAHLFYLVAFGFSPLRPTLLLPIALVSGLYLCFLLLHLPPDMTFPVAAYSLMLAAVLWRGLARGGSAGPGALLFTFSDSVLAWGTFVWPLPHARLVVMTTYYAAQILISLSVRDGPKHKAS